One Paracoccaceae bacterium genomic region harbors:
- the ahcY gene encoding adenosylhomocysteinase — translation MATDYAVKDIALADFGRKELMIAETEMPGLMACREEFGAAKPLKGARIAGSLHMTIQTGVLIETLAALGAEVRWASCNIFSTQDHAAAAIAAAGVPVFAHKGETLEDYWTFTDRIFQFGGEGGTCNMILDDGGDATLYILLGARVEAGETDLIEVPTSDEEVCLFNQIKKRLAASPGWFTRQRDAIKGVSEETTTGVHRLYELHKKGLLPFPAINVNDSVTKSKFDNKYGCKESLVDGIRRATDTMMAGKVAVVCGYGDVGKGSAASLRGAGARVKVTEVDPICALQAAMDGYEVTLLEDEVASADIFITTTGNKDVIRIEHMRAMKDMAIVGNIGHFDNEIQVAALKNHKWTNVKDQVDLIEMPSGNRIILLSEGRLLNLGNATGHPSFVMSASFTNQVLAQIELWTKGQDYAPGVYILPKALDEKVARLHLKKIGVKLTELKPEQAAYIGVKPEGPFKSDHYRY, via the coding sequence ATGGCCACCGATTACGCCGTCAAAGACATCGCGCTCGCCGATTTCGGCCGCAAGGAGCTGATGATTGCCGAGACCGAGATGCCTGGGCTGATGGCCTGCCGTGAGGAGTTCGGCGCGGCAAAGCCCCTCAAGGGTGCGCGCATCGCGGGTTCGCTGCACATGACCATCCAGACCGGTGTGCTGATCGAGACACTGGCGGCGCTTGGCGCCGAGGTCCGCTGGGCGTCGTGCAACATCTTCTCCACCCAGGATCACGCGGCGGCGGCCATCGCGGCCGCAGGCGTTCCCGTCTTTGCCCACAAGGGCGAGACGCTTGAGGATTACTGGACCTTCACTGACCGGATCTTCCAGTTCGGCGGCGAAGGCGGCACCTGCAACATGATCCTGGACGATGGCGGCGATGCAACGCTGTACATCCTTCTGGGCGCGCGGGTCGAGGCAGGCGAAACCGACCTGATCGAGGTGCCGACCAGCGACGAAGAGGTCTGCCTGTTCAACCAGATCAAGAAGCGTCTTGCGGCCTCGCCCGGCTGGTTCACCCGGCAGCGCGATGCGATCAAGGGTGTCTCGGAGGAAACCACCACCGGCGTCCACCGCCTGTACGAACTGCACAAGAAGGGCCTGCTGCCCTTCCCGGCGATCAACGTCAACGATAGCGTCACGAAGTCGAAGTTCGACAACAAGTACGGCTGCAAGGAATCGCTGGTCGACGGCATCCGCCGCGCCACCGACACGATGATGGCCGGCAAGGTCGCGGTCGTCTGCGGCTATGGCGACGTGGGCAAGGGCTCGGCGGCCAGCCTGCGCGGTGCGGGCGCCCGCGTGAAGGTGACCGAGGTCGATCCGATCTGCGCCCTTCAGGCGGCGATGGATGGCTATGAGGTCACGCTGCTGGAGGATGAGGTCGCCTCGGCCGACATCTTCATCACCACCACCGGCAACAAGGACGTGATCCGCATCGAGCACATGCGCGCGATGAAGGACATGGCGATCGTCGGAAACATCGGCCACTTCGACAACGAAATCCAGGTTGCCGCGCTCAAGAACCACAAGTGGACCAACGTGAAAGACCAGGTTGACCTGATCGAGATGCCCTCGGGCAACCGGATCATCCTGCTGTCCGAAGGGCGCCTTTTGAACCTCGGCAACGCCACCGGCCACCCCTCCTTCGTGATGTCGGCCAGCTTCACCAACCAGGTTCTTGCCCAGATCGAGCTGTGGACCAAGGGGCAGGACTACGCCCCAGGTGTCTACATCCTGCCGAAGGCCCTGGATGAAAAGGTCGCCCGCCTGCACCTCAAGAAGATCGGCGTGAAGCTGACCGAGCTGAAGCCCGAACAGGCGGCCTACATCGGCGTGAAACCCGAGGGTCCGTTCAAGAGCGATCACTATCGCTATTGA
- a CDS encoding DUF2853 family protein: MSKRDEKIAKYADDLRKKCGMEPDMALLTKVTIGCGPSIYNADSETVAASDPEELARVRNNFLIKKLGLPEGPALDAAIAAVVETYGKSERNKHRAVVYYMLTKHFGKEAVYG; the protein is encoded by the coding sequence ATGAGCAAGCGTGACGAGAAGATCGCGAAATACGCCGACGACCTGCGCAAGAAGTGCGGGATGGAGCCCGACATGGCGCTGCTGACCAAGGTCACCATCGGCTGCGGCCCGTCGATCTACAACGCCGACAGCGAGACGGTCGCGGCCAGCGACCCCGAAGAACTGGCCCGTGTCCGCAACAACTTCCTGATCAAGAAGCTTGGCCTTCCCGAAGGCCCCGCGCTTGATGCCGCCATCGCTGCCGTGGTCGAGACTTATGGCAAGTCGGAACGCAACAAGCATCGCGCCGTCGTCTACTACATGCTGACCAAGCATTTCGGCAAGGAAGCCGTCTACGGCTGA
- a CDS encoding HD family hydrolase yields the protein MKQPRAWQRMLSGRRLDLLDPTPVDIEVEDIAHGLAFVARWNGQTRGDWPYSVAEHSLLVEQIFARRNPAEGPRWRLAALLHDAPEYVIGDMISPVKAAVGPGYGALDERLSAAVHLRFGLPAVLPLAVKRAIKSADRVSAWLEAVQIAGFSRDEADRLFGRQDSALVAGLEIRLRPPAEVRADYVARHTALLDACTIRT from the coding sequence ATGAAACAACCCCGCGCGTGGCAACGGATGCTGTCGGGCCGCAGGCTGGATCTGCTGGACCCGACACCGGTCGATATCGAGGTCGAGGACATCGCGCATGGCCTGGCCTTCGTCGCGCGCTGGAACGGGCAGACGCGGGGCGACTGGCCCTATTCGGTGGCGGAACATTCGTTGCTGGTCGAACAGATCTTTGCGCGCCGCAACCCTGCGGAAGGGCCGCGCTGGCGGCTGGCCGCGCTGCTGCATGATGCCCCGGAGTATGTGATCGGGGACATGATCAGCCCGGTAAAGGCAGCGGTTGGCCCGGGCTATGGCGCGCTGGATGAGCGGCTGTCGGCGGCGGTTCATCTGCGGTTCGGCCTGCCCGCGGTGCTGCCGCTGGCGGTGAAGCGGGCCATCAAGTCGGCAGACCGGGTTTCGGCCTGGCTCGAGGCGGTGCAGATCGCGGGGTTTTCGCGGGATGAGGCTGACCGGCTGTTCGGACGACAGGACAGTGCCCTGGTGGCCGGGCTGGAGATACGGTTGCGCCCGCCCGCAGAGGTGCGGGCGGACTACGTTGCGCGGCACACCGCCTTGCTGGATGCCTGCACGATCAGAACCTGA
- a CDS encoding MFS transporter, which translates to MTADPHAPATAETTVVPIILAVSLGHLLNDLMQSLIPAVYPLLKDNLALTFTQIGIVTLVFQGTASILQPLVGLYTDRRPLPWALSAGMASTGVGLVLLAHADSFGTVLLAVALIGLGSSIFHPESSRIARLAAGMRPGFAQSVFQVGGNAGSAIGPLAAAFIVLDRGQASIEWFAVVALAGMALLWLVGRWYIAVGAGRAVARKARAQRSPAHPPAVVRLAMTLLIVLMFSKFVYTVSFSSYYTFYLIERFGLSVGQSQIGLFVFLAFVALGTYVGGPIGDRIGRRRVILWSILGVLPLSLSLPWLPLPATMAVSALAGMIMASAFPAMVVYAQDLMPQRTGMVAGLLFGLAFGLAAVGAAVLGVMADAWGIEAVYRICSVLPALGLVALLLPDPRG; encoded by the coding sequence ATGACCGCCGATCCCCACGCCCCCGCCACGGCGGAAACCACCGTCGTTCCGATCATCCTTGCGGTTTCGCTGGGGCATCTTCTGAACGATCTGATGCAGTCCCTGATCCCGGCGGTCTATCCGCTGCTCAAGGACAATCTGGCGCTGACCTTCACCCAGATCGGCATCGTCACGCTGGTGTTCCAGGGAACGGCCTCGATCCTGCAGCCGCTGGTCGGGCTTTACACCGACCGTCGGCCGTTGCCCTGGGCGCTGTCGGCCGGCATGGCCTCGACCGGCGTGGGGCTGGTCCTGCTGGCCCATGCGGACAGCTTCGGGACGGTCCTGCTGGCGGTGGCGCTGATCGGGCTGGGATCGTCGATCTTCCACCCCGAATCCTCGCGTATCGCGCGGCTGGCCGCGGGGATGCGGCCCGGCTTTGCGCAGTCGGTGTTCCAGGTCGGCGGCAATGCCGGGTCGGCCATCGGCCCGCTGGCGGCGGCCTTCATCGTGCTGGACCGGGGGCAGGCGTCGATCGAATGGTTCGCGGTCGTGGCCCTGGCGGGCATGGCGCTGCTGTGGCTGGTGGGGCGGTGGTACATCGCGGTCGGTGCGGGGCGCGCCGTCGCCCGCAAGGCCCGCGCGCAGCGCAGCCCGGCGCATCCGCCCGCCGTGGTCCGGCTGGCGATGACGCTGCTGATCGTGCTGATGTTCTCGAAGTTCGTCTACACGGTGTCGTTCTCGAGCTACTACACCTTCTACCTGATCGAGCGTTTCGGCCTGTCGGTCGGGCAGTCCCAGATCGGGCTGTTCGTGTTCCTGGCCTTCGTCGCGCTGGGCACCTATGTGGGCGGACCGATCGGCGACCGGATCGGGCGGCGGCGGGTCATCCTGTGGTCGATCCTGGGGGTGCTGCCGCTGTCGCTGTCGTTGCCCTGGCTGCCGCTGCCTGCGACGATGGCGGTCAGCGCGCTTGCCGGGATGATCATGGCCTCGGCCTTTCCGGCGATGGTGGTCTACGCCCAGGACCTGATGCCGCAGCGCACGGGGATGGTGGCGGGGCTGCTGTTCGGGCTGGCCTTCGGGCTGGCGGCGGTGGGTGCGGCCGTGCTGGGCGTGATGGCCGACGCCTGGGGGATCGAGGCGGTCTACCGGATCTGTTCGGTGCTGCCGGCGCTGGGGCTGGTCGCGCTGCTGCTGCCCGACCCGCGCGGCTGA
- a CDS encoding class I SAM-dependent methyltransferase codes for METSKRDAVRGRLLGMMPRGAVAAEIGVWEGGFSRRILELCDPVCLHLIDPWQYLPEFRNTGFGRPKNADLMDSKYHDVVAAFGNDPRVRIHRMTSEQALSALPDASLDWVYIDGNHNEPFISRDLELCLAKVKPDGIIAGDDFNWQSDTLGAPVRRSVEAVMAQLGDCATLQLMANQYVIRLRRSIEVRGNLASHGVAA; via the coding sequence ATGGAAACGTCGAAGCGTGATGCGGTGCGCGGCCGGCTGCTGGGCATGATGCCAAGAGGGGCGGTCGCCGCCGAGATCGGTGTGTGGGAGGGCGGCTTCAGCCGCCGCATCCTCGAACTCTGCGATCCGGTGTGTCTGCACCTGATCGACCCCTGGCAGTATCTGCCGGAATTCAGGAACACAGGGTTCGGACGACCCAAGAACGCCGATCTCATGGACAGCAAGTATCACGATGTCGTCGCCGCGTTCGGCAACGATCCGCGTGTGCGCATCCACCGCATGACTTCGGAGCAGGCGCTGTCCGCGCTGCCCGACGCGTCGCTCGACTGGGTCTATATCGACGGCAACCACAACGAGCCGTTCATCAGCCGGGATCTCGAACTCTGCCTTGCCAAGGTCAAGCCGGACGGGATCATCGCGGGCGACGATTTCAACTGGCAGTCCGACACACTGGGCGCGCCGGTGCGCCGCTCGGTCGAGGCGGTGATGGCGCAACTTGGCGATTGCGCGACGCTGCAACTGATGGCCAACCAGTATGTGATCCGCCTGCGCCGCAGCATCGAAGTCCGTGGCAATTTGGCCAGTCACGGTGTCGCTGCCTGA